A stretch of Mobula birostris isolate sMobBir1 chromosome 2, sMobBir1.hap1, whole genome shotgun sequence DNA encodes these proteins:
- the sox18 gene encoding transcription factor Sox-18A, translating to MSISEAEYCCVEDSPPGGSGLDTAVSPWAQSESPVSQTGLASAQPTSKVEGKGDSESRIRRPMNAFMVWAKDERKRLAQQNPDLHNAVLSKMLGQSWKSLPFEEKRPFVEEAERLRVQHLQDHPNYKYRPRRKKQSKKVKRMETSLLAHNLPRNHGTVLRTNQGVSGDNFTRNQHQGRSSGQHQLPSLSHYRDLHGLGSEFENYGLPTPEMSPLDVLDPVFFPSQAQDDCNISFGNYPHHIDYSREKTDALSYPDQISANVGELVRNPQHLYYSQLCPGGQGSISAHLGQLSPPPEAQRIDSVEHFGPSEFWTDVDRSEFDQYLNLARTRPDTSAQTFHVSLSKLNPRGVSACEESSFISVLSDASNAVYYSACLTG from the exons ATGAGTATTTCTGAGGCCGAATATTGTTGTGTAGAGGATTCGCCGCCTGGAGGCTCTGGCTTGGACACGGCCGTTTCTCCATGGGCTCAGTCCGAGAGCCCTGTCTCTCAAACCGGTCTTGCGTCTGCTCAACCCACGAGTAAAGTGGAGGGGAAAGGCGACTCGGAATCGCGGATCAGACGCCCTATGAACGCTTTCATGGTGTGGGCAAAGGACGAGCGTAAAAGGCTGGCTCAACAAAATCCCGATCTCCACAATGCAGTACTAAGTAAAATGCTTG GGCAGTCATGGAAATCGCTTCCATTTGAAGAGAAGCGCCCATTCGTGGAAGAGGCTGAGCGACTCCGAGTTCAACACTTGCAAGATCACCCCAACTACAAATATCGACCACGCAGGAAGAAACAGAGTAAAAAAGTCAAACGAATGGAGACCAGTCTTCTGGCGCACAACCTGCCTCGGAATCATGGCACCGTTCTCAGAACCAATCAGGGAGTTAGCGGCGACAACTTCACCAGGAATCAACACCAGGGAAGATCCTCCGGCCAACATCAACTCCCTTCGCTTAGTCACTACAGAGATTTGCATGGACTGGGTTCGGAGTTCGAGAACTATGGCTTGCCTACTCCCGAGATGTCTCCCTTGGACGTGTTGGATCCAGTGTTCTTTCCGTCACAGGCGCAGGACGACTGTAATATTTCCTTCGGAAACTACCCTCATCACATAGATTACAGTAGAGAGAAGACAGATGCCTTGTCCTACCCAGACCAAATCTCTGCCAACGTGGGTGAGTTGGTTAGGAATCCACAACATCTCTATTACAGCCAGTTGTGCCCTGGAGGTCAGGGCAGCATTTCTGCTCACCTGGGGCAGCTCTCACCTCCCCCCGAGGCGCAACGCATTGATTCTGTGGAGCACTTTGGTCCGTCTGAGTTTTGGACAGATGTTGATCGTAGTGAGTTTGACCAATATTTAAATCTGGCAAGGACTCGTCCGGACACCTCTGCACAAACCTTTCACGTCTCTCTGTCGAAACTGAACCCTAGAGGTGTGTCCGCATGCGAGGAAAGTAGCTTCATCTCGGTTCTGTCGGACGCCAGCAATGCTGTCTATTACAGCGCATGTCTTACTGGCTAA